One Glycocaulis abyssi DNA window includes the following coding sequences:
- a CDS encoding rod shape-determining protein yields MFSSVFGLLSADIAIDLGTANTLVYVKGRGVVLNEPSVVAYKIEKGRKHVQAVGAEAKLMLGKTPGNVEAIRPMRDGVIADFDVAEEMIAHFIRKVHNRRSFVSPQVVICVPSGATAVERRAIHESALGAGARKVYLIDEPMAAAVGAGLPIDEPTGSMIVDIGGGTTEVAVMSLSGIVYSRSVRVGGDKMDEAIINYIRRSANLLIGETSAERIKKEIGSASPPPKGEGLTLEIKGRDLMNGVPREIAVTEAMIADALSEPVEQIVEAVKQALEATPPELAADIVDKGIVLTGGGALLRNLDTELRDRTGLPVSLADEPLSCVVLGCGKAVENLKIWRPILSEAV; encoded by the coding sequence ATGTTCTCCAGCGTTTTCGGGCTTCTTTCCGCAGATATCGCCATCGACCTTGGCACCGCCAACACCCTTGTCTACGTGAAGGGACGCGGCGTCGTTCTCAACGAACCGTCCGTCGTGGCCTACAAGATAGAAAAAGGGCGCAAGCACGTTCAGGCCGTAGGCGCGGAAGCCAAGCTGATGCTCGGCAAGACGCCCGGCAATGTGGAGGCCATCCGCCCGATGCGCGACGGCGTGATCGCCGACTTCGACGTCGCCGAGGAAATGATCGCCCACTTCATCCGCAAGGTGCACAACCGGCGCAGCTTCGTCTCGCCGCAGGTTGTCATCTGCGTGCCGTCCGGTGCGACCGCTGTGGAGCGCCGCGCCATCCACGAAAGCGCGTTGGGCGCAGGCGCGCGCAAGGTCTACCTCATCGACGAGCCGATGGCCGCTGCCGTTGGCGCTGGCCTGCCGATTGATGAGCCGACCGGTTCGATGATCGTCGATATTGGCGGTGGCACCACCGAAGTGGCCGTGATGTCGCTGTCGGGCATCGTCTATTCGCGCTCGGTGCGCGTTGGCGGCGACAAGATGGACGAGGCCATCATCAACTATATCCGCCGCTCCGCGAACTTGCTGATCGGTGAAACGTCTGCCGAGCGCATCAAGAAGGAAATCGGCTCGGCCAGCCCGCCCCCGAAGGGCGAGGGGCTGACGCTGGAGATCAAGGGGCGCGACCTGATGAACGGCGTGCCGCGCGAGATCGCCGTCACCGAAGCGATGATTGCCGATGCGCTGTCAGAGCCGGTCGAGCAGATCGTCGAGGCGGTCAAGCAGGCGCTTGAGGCGACACCGCCGGAGTTGGCCGCCGACATTGTCGACAAAGGTATTGTCCTGACCGGGGGTGGCGCGCTGCTGCGCAATCTGGATACTGAACTGCGTGACCGTACGGGTCTGCCGGTGAGCCTTGCTGATGAGCCATTGTCCTGTGTCGTGCTCGGCTGCGGCAAGGCGGTGGAAAATCTCAAGATTTGGCGGCCCATACTGTCTGAAGCCGTTTAG
- a CDS encoding TVP38/TMEM64 family protein, which produces MSFLTGMDARAARAITVSIALFALVLAIFLIGRFGFDIEPGDVQVWFEDASSRWYALPLTILAFTVLSYVGAPQFALFAAAVLAFGPTTGFVYCWLGTMVSAGVNFWTGRLLGADVVRRYGGETVNRISAFVGKNGFWASAIIRNVPSAPFIVVNMAAGVSQMTFLAFMGGTGIGIVPKIALVTFAGSGVIALLSGSGLWVAAILALTAFGWLVAMLMARKWLRSTPAGQAAEGVRTGAADASDGTSSLAITDGASHKGK; this is translated from the coding sequence ATGAGCTTTCTGACTGGAATGGACGCGCGTGCGGCGCGTGCCATTACCGTTTCGATCGCCCTGTTTGCGCTGGTCCTCGCGATATTCCTGATCGGCCGCTTCGGCTTCGATATCGAGCCGGGCGATGTTCAGGTCTGGTTCGAAGATGCGTCGTCACGCTGGTATGCGCTGCCGCTGACGATCCTGGCATTCACCGTGCTCTCCTATGTGGGGGCACCGCAGTTTGCGCTGTTTGCCGCCGCTGTGCTGGCCTTCGGGCCGACAACCGGATTTGTCTATTGCTGGCTCGGCACCATGGTGTCGGCCGGGGTCAATTTCTGGACAGGCCGCTTGCTGGGCGCCGATGTCGTGCGCCGCTATGGCGGGGAGACCGTCAACCGCATCTCGGCATTCGTCGGCAAGAACGGTTTCTGGGCGAGCGCGATCATCCGCAATGTCCCGTCGGCTCCCTTCATCGTCGTCAATATGGCTGCGGGCGTGTCGCAGATGACGTTTCTGGCCTTCATGGGGGGTACCGGGATCGGCATTGTGCCCAAGATCGCGCTGGTCACGTTTGCCGGCAGCGGTGTGATTGCGCTCCTGTCGGGCAGCGGGCTGTGGGTGGCGGCCATCCTTGCACTGACCGCTTTTGGCTGGCTTGTTGCCATGCTGATGGCGCGCAAATGGCTGCGCTCAACCCCGGCCGGTCAGGCTGCAGAGGGTGTAAGAACAGGCGCTGCAGACGCAAGTGACGGCACGTCGTCACTTGCAATAACGGACGGCGCGTCGCACAAGGGTAAATAG
- the ilvC gene encoding ketol-acid reductoisomerase gives MNLPDALYDRDIDLAPLQAVTLAIIGYGNHGRSHALNLRDSGVKGVLVALRDGSPSADKARGDGFEVVSLDEAARRADYVSILAADEAHGAIWTGHIAPNRKAGQGLIFCHGFSIDYDLIDPPADCDVILAAAKGPGGAVRESFERGGGLTGFWAVHHDASGQAETIAKAYLKGLGCGRAGIFATSFREEALADILGEQAVLVGGMCALARQGYETLVAAGISPLMAYIDTVHELKYIAELIHRRGIAGMYAAISDTAEFGAHEVEARIADAVKPVFDDIVADVVSGDFARRWVADFEKDRAGLHAARANAGQHELEETGRYLRKALGLE, from the coding sequence ATGAATTTGCCTGACGCGCTTTATGACCGCGATATCGACCTGGCCCCGCTGCAGGCCGTCACGCTGGCGATTATCGGCTATGGCAATCATGGCCGCTCCCATGCACTGAACCTGCGCGATAGTGGTGTGAAGGGCGTTCTGGTGGCGCTGCGCGATGGCTCGCCCTCGGCGGACAAAGCGCGCGGCGACGGGTTTGAGGTGGTCAGCCTTGATGAGGCGGCCCGTCGCGCGGACTATGTTTCGATCCTTGCGGCGGACGAAGCGCACGGCGCGATCTGGACCGGCCATATCGCCCCTAACCGCAAAGCCGGGCAGGGGCTCATCTTCTGTCACGGGTTTTCCATCGATTATGACCTGATCGATCCGCCCGCCGACTGTGATGTCATCCTCGCCGCTGCCAAGGGGCCGGGCGGCGCGGTGCGAGAGAGCTTTGAGCGCGGTGGCGGTCTGACTGGCTTCTGGGCCGTTCATCACGACGCGTCAGGGCAGGCCGAAACCATAGCCAAAGCGTATCTCAAAGGGCTGGGCTGCGGGCGCGCTGGCATCTTCGCCACCAGCTTCCGCGAAGAGGCGCTGGCCGATATTCTGGGCGAGCAGGCCGTGCTGGTCGGCGGCATGTGTGCGCTGGCGCGCCAAGGTTACGAAACGCTGGTGGCCGCCGGTATCAGCCCGCTCATGGCCTATATCGATACCGTGCATGAGCTGAAATATATCGCCGAGCTGATCCACAGGCGCGGCATTGCGGGCATGTATGCAGCCATTTCCGACACGGCCGAGTTCGGCGCGCACGAGGTGGAGGCCCGCATCGCAGACGCGGTGAAGCCGGTGTTCGACGATATCGTTGCCGATGTCGTTTCTGGTGATTTTGCCCGCCGCTGGGTCGCTGATTTCGAGAAGGACCGGGCCGGTTTGCACGCCGCCCGCGCAAACGCCGGTCAGCACGAGCTGGAAGAGACGGGCCGCTATCTGCGCAAGGCGCTGGGGCTGGAGTAG
- the miaA gene encoding tRNA (adenosine(37)-N6)-dimethylallyltransferase MiaA: MPPFIFLGGPTASGKTALAVALAQRVGGEIINADSMQLYRGLEVLSAQPGEDERAGVPHHLFGEADPSTRWSAGRWVRAALAIAEPLRESGVPAIFVGGTGLYFKTLIDGIAPTPEIPPEVRAEVSLLEESGHAALRAEAERLDAEGAGRIKPGDRQRLVRLIELVRTTGKPLSVLHADTRPLIAPGSWAGFALRPDREALYARIERRFDAMMEAGALDEARALHARGLDRQLPALKAVGIRPLLAHLDGELTLEEAVERAKTDSRRYAKRQFTWFANQHADWTRLDAATPDENLARMIANLDKTDTP; encoded by the coding sequence GTGCCGCCCTTCATCTTTCTTGGCGGCCCGACCGCTTCGGGGAAAACGGCCCTCGCAGTGGCGCTGGCGCAGCGTGTGGGCGGCGAGATCATCAATGCCGATTCCATGCAGCTCTACCGGGGGCTGGAAGTGTTGTCCGCCCAGCCGGGCGAGGATGAGCGCGCAGGCGTGCCGCATCATCTTTTTGGCGAAGCGGACCCGTCGACCCGCTGGTCGGCGGGGCGCTGGGTCCGCGCGGCGCTGGCGATTGCAGAGCCGCTCAGGGAGAGCGGCGTGCCCGCCATTTTCGTCGGCGGCACAGGGCTTTATTTCAAAACCCTCATAGATGGTATCGCGCCAACGCCAGAGATTCCGCCCGAGGTGCGCGCCGAGGTGAGCCTGCTGGAAGAATCCGGTCATGCGGCCTTACGCGCTGAGGCGGAGCGCCTCGATGCTGAAGGCGCAGGCCGGATCAAGCCCGGTGACCGCCAGCGGCTTGTGCGCCTGATCGAGCTGGTGCGCACAACCGGAAAACCTTTAAGCGTCCTGCATGCCGATACCCGCCCCCTGATCGCGCCGGGCAGCTGGGCGGGCTTTGCCCTGCGCCCCGACCGCGAAGCGCTCTACGCACGCATAGAGCGACGCTTTGACGCCATGATGGAGGCAGGCGCGCTGGACGAGGCGCGCGCCCTGCATGCGCGCGGCCTGGACCGCCAGCTTCCGGCGCTGAAAGCGGTTGGCATACGCCCGCTGCTGGCGCATCTGGACGGCGAGCTGACCCTTGAGGAGGCTGTGGAGCGTGCCAAGACGGACTCCCGTCGCTATGCCAAACGCCAGTTCACCTGGTTTGCCAACCAGCACGCCGACTGGACCCGGCTTGATGCCGCCACGCCGGACGAAAACCTCGCCCGCATGATCGCCAATCTGGACAAGACGGATACGCCATGA
- the mrdA gene encoding penicillin-binding protein 2, with protein MRRDKQEAQAQFNRRTFMVGAGGVGAFAGIGAQLYTLQILQEDEYRVLSDNNQFSFRIQLPTRGRILDRFGETIAENRDSYRIYLIREQAGDPALALDRLSRYMHIGEARRERVLRDLARTPRFQPVTIAEGVDWETFSRVNLHLPELPGVMPDVGEVRTYPMPAAFAHVAGYVQSAPPEIAGDDPLLRHPAFRVGRSGVEIARDTELRGSAGSLKVEVNAFGRVIRELPDQSRLAQPGRDVTLTIDSEVQRFATERLGTESASVVGLDVQTGEIVVMASTPSFDPNLFVLGIPSREFRDLNENPYRPLFNKAINGLYAPASTVKGVISLAALRHGVMRPGERVTCRGSVQLGNRRFHCWRREGHGPVNMHDAIKVSCDTYFYEVASRLGIERIRETALELGFGQLFDVGIPMLSQAGGLFPSPQWKRARTGQGWSMGDTYNVGIGQGAVLASPLQLAVMTARMATGRAVEPTLYPRRGPAQFARLDFDDAHIEAVHNAHVGVVHEPGGTSYWSLGGLGVEGVRMAGKTGTSQVYSISAEERARGVRSQDDLPWRLRNHGLFICYAPAEAPRYAVALVVEHGGGGARSAAQPARDILRELILRDPAGRSGIVAARHEPINLAQGG; from the coding sequence ATGCGGCGCGACAAGCAGGAAGCCCAGGCCCAGTTCAACCGGCGCACCTTCATGGTGGGGGCAGGCGGTGTTGGCGCGTTCGCCGGTATCGGTGCCCAGCTCTACACCCTCCAGATCCTGCAGGAGGACGAATACCGCGTTCTCTCGGACAACAACCAGTTCTCCTTCCGCATCCAGCTGCCAACGCGCGGCCGCATTCTCGACCGGTTTGGCGAAACCATCGCCGAGAACCGCGACAGCTACCGCATCTATCTGATCCGCGAGCAGGCCGGGGACCCGGCGCTCGCCCTCGACCGGCTGTCCCGGTACATGCACATTGGCGAGGCCCGCCGGGAGCGGGTATTGCGCGATCTGGCACGCACGCCGCGCTTTCAGCCGGTGACCATTGCTGAAGGCGTTGACTGGGAAACCTTCTCACGCGTCAATCTGCACCTTCCTGAACTGCCGGGTGTCATGCCGGATGTGGGCGAGGTGCGAACCTATCCGATGCCGGCGGCCTTTGCGCATGTGGCTGGATACGTGCAGTCGGCTCCGCCGGAGATTGCGGGCGATGATCCGCTTCTGCGCCATCCCGCTTTCCGCGTCGGACGCTCCGGGGTGGAGATTGCGCGCGACACGGAATTGCGCGGTTCTGCTGGCTCCCTGAAAGTTGAGGTGAACGCGTTCGGCCGGGTGATCCGTGAACTGCCAGACCAGTCCCGGCTGGCCCAGCCCGGCCGTGACGTTACGCTGACCATCGATTCTGAGGTGCAGCGCTTTGCCACCGAAAGGCTGGGTACGGAAAGCGCATCCGTTGTGGGCCTCGATGTGCAGACCGGCGAGATCGTGGTGATGGCCTCAACCCCATCCTTCGATCCCAATCTGTTCGTTCTGGGCATTCCCAGCCGGGAGTTCCGCGATCTCAATGAAAACCCGTACCGGCCGCTGTTCAACAAGGCCATTAACGGTCTTTACGCACCAGCCTCGACCGTCAAGGGCGTGATTTCGCTGGCTGCGCTCAGGCACGGCGTGATGCGTCCGGGCGAGCGGGTCACCTGCCGGGGCTCGGTGCAGCTGGGCAATAGGCGCTTCCATTGCTGGCGGCGCGAAGGGCACGGCCCGGTCAATATGCACGATGCCATCAAGGTGTCCTGCGATACGTATTTTTATGAGGTGGCATCGCGCCTGGGCATTGAGCGTATTCGCGAGACAGCGCTGGAGCTGGGGTTTGGCCAGCTTTTCGACGTCGGTATTCCCATGCTGTCGCAGGCTGGCGGCCTGTTTCCCAGCCCGCAATGGAAGCGCGCGCGTACCGGGCAAGGCTGGTCGATGGGCGATACCTATAATGTCGGTATCGGGCAGGGCGCGGTGCTGGCGTCCCCGCTGCAGCTGGCGGTGATGACGGCGCGCATGGCAACGGGGCGGGCCGTCGAGCCGACGCTCTACCCCCGGCGCGGCCCTGCTCAGTTTGCCCGGCTTGATTTTGACGATGCTCATATCGAGGCCGTCCACAATGCGCATGTGGGCGTGGTCCATGAGCCTGGCGGCACGTCCTACTGGTCGCTTGGCGGGCTGGGTGTCGAGGGCGTGCGCATGGCTGGCAAGACCGGCACAAGCCAGGTCTATTCGATCAGTGCGGAGGAGCGCGCGCGCGGCGTGCGCAGTCAGGACGACCTGCCCTGGCGCCTGCGCAATCACGGCCTTTTCATCTGCTATGCGCCTGCCGAGGCACCGCGCTACGCGGTTGCGCTGGTCGTCGAGCATGGCGGCGGCGGTGCGCGCTCTGCCGCGCAGCCTGCGCGCGACATTCTGCGCGAGCTGATCCTGCGCGATCCGGCAGGGCGCTCAGGGATTGTTGCTGCCCGCCATGAACCGATCAATCTGGCTCAGGGAGGCTAG
- the mreD gene encoding rod shape-determining protein MreD, whose product MRASLERNSTWPVLTAMALTFALSLLAVAAPLRLPEGQGFPAPLFPLIALFVWSVRHPHFVPPWLIFIVGLFQDLLTGGPLGMWALSYLLAFAIARLRSTEPSAREFILLIARFSVMTGIASLVAWVTGSLSIGQPADPTSLVTEAVITLIVFPAFCWLFARKRERTTFS is encoded by the coding sequence ATGCGCGCATCACTGGAACGCAACTCCACCTGGCCGGTGCTGACGGCAATGGCGCTGACCTTCGCGTTGAGCCTGCTGGCGGTTGCCGCGCCCTTGCGCCTTCCTGAAGGGCAGGGCTTTCCGGCTCCGCTATTCCCGCTGATTGCGCTGTTTGTCTGGTCGGTGCGCCATCCGCATTTTGTGCCGCCCTGGCTGATCTTCATCGTCGGCCTGTTTCAGGATCTGCTCACCGGCGGGCCGCTCGGCATGTGGGCGCTGTCCTATCTGCTGGCGTTTGCGATTGCGCGATTGCGCTCCACCGAACCGTCGGCGCGCGAGTTCATCCTGCTCATTGCGCGCTTCTCGGTAATGACCGGTATTGCCAGCCTTGTGGCGTGGGTCACGGGCTCATTGTCCATCGGACAGCCTGCAGACCCGACAAGCCTTGTAACCGAAGCTGTGATAACGCTTATCGTGTTTCCGGCCTTTTGCTGGCTGTTTGCGCGAAAGCGTGAACGCACCACATTCTCATGA
- the rodA gene encoding rod shape-determining protein RodA, with the protein MPVFTQPVPRDLRAKLFELNWAFVLLVVLTGCIGILMLYSVAGGAWDPWAVRHASRFGAGFLVMLVVAMVPPRLWMSLAYPAYLGALFLLVMVELFGATAMGAQRWLDVGPIRVQPSEIMKIALVLALARYYHDLPSEKVSTPGGMIVPVLVIALPVGLIAKQPDLGTAVLTGATGVVMVFLAGLSWKVIVPGMVAGVAGGIAFIRYGLEEYQRARVMTFLNPENDPLGAGYHIMQSKIALGSGGLTGKGYMQGTQAHLNFLPEKQTDFIFTMLGEEFGFIGGIAVLVLYALILGHCLMTAMACRSVFLRLVTMGVTTTFALYVFINTAMVMGLVPVVGVPLPMISYGGSVMLTVLTGLGLILGAHIHRAAEPPRGAGLFG; encoded by the coding sequence GTGCCGGTATTCACCCAGCCAGTGCCGCGTGATCTGCGCGCCAAGCTGTTTGAGCTGAACTGGGCCTTTGTGCTGCTGGTCGTACTGACAGGGTGTATCGGCATCTTGATGCTCTACTCGGTTGCGGGCGGGGCCTGGGACCCATGGGCGGTGCGCCACGCCAGCCGCTTTGGCGCAGGGTTTCTGGTGATGCTGGTCGTGGCGATGGTGCCGCCGCGCCTGTGGATGAGCCTGGCCTATCCGGCCTATCTCGGCGCGCTCTTTCTGCTGGTCATGGTGGAACTCTTCGGTGCGACGGCCATGGGTGCGCAACGCTGGCTGGATGTCGGGCCGATACGGGTGCAGCCCTCGGAGATTATGAAGATCGCGCTCGTGCTCGCGCTGGCGCGCTATTATCACGATCTGCCGTCTGAGAAGGTCTCAACGCCGGGGGGGATGATCGTGCCAGTGCTGGTGATAGCGCTTCCCGTGGGTCTCATCGCCAAACAGCCGGACCTCGGCACAGCGGTGCTGACCGGGGCGACGGGCGTGGTCATGGTGTTTCTGGCCGGGCTGAGCTGGAAAGTCATCGTGCCGGGCATGGTCGCCGGTGTTGCCGGCGGCATCGCCTTTATCCGCTACGGGCTGGAGGAATATCAGCGCGCGCGGGTGATGACCTTCCTGAACCCTGAGAATGATCCGCTGGGCGCGGGTTACCACATCATGCAGTCCAAGATCGCTCTGGGTTCGGGCGGACTGACCGGCAAGGGCTATATGCAGGGGACGCAGGCCCATCTCAACTTCCTGCCCGAGAAGCAGACCGATTTCATATTCACCATGCTGGGTGAGGAATTCGGCTTTATCGGCGGCATCGCCGTGCTCGTGCTCTACGCGCTCATCCTGGGACACTGCCTGATGACCGCCATGGCATGCCGCTCCGTCTTCCTGCGTCTGGTGACGATGGGGGTGACCACCACGTTCGCCCTCTACGTGTTCATCAACACGGCCATGGTGATGGGGCTGGTGCCGGTTGTGGGTGTGCCGCTGCCGATGATTTCCTATGGCGGTTCGGTCATGCTCACAGTGCTGACAGGGCTTGGGCTGATCCTTGGTGCACACATCCATCGCGCGGCCGAGCCGCCGCGAGGTGCAGGTCTTTTCGGCTAA
- the mreC gene encoding rod shape-determining protein MreC, which translates to MLLALSAILVAADRSEDRVEAVTVFRATFNDLSLPLLEVAAQPLRGLYNVGPWWRRQMELASEIRELRQEMSELRAWRDVALNYSEQMRRQQELLNLDPPMPRQRITAWAVTETGGPFVRTRLVGVGTEHGVAPGYPALNIYGVVGRTIDVGARSSRILLLTDLNSRVSVMADRSNARAMLVGDNTDFPRLDYLGRAPDLREGDRIVTSGDDNILPRGLPIGEAVLDRRGAWRVVLYSSATPIDLIWIWPFTPVAAPVEDIPALTIDGQPEEIEGQGVPAPAVSSAAQPSVENGEGQ; encoded by the coding sequence ATGCTTCTTGCCTTGTCGGCGATTCTGGTGGCCGCCGACCGGTCGGAAGACCGGGTCGAGGCTGTGACGGTGTTCCGCGCCACGTTCAATGATCTGTCCCTGCCGCTGCTGGAAGTTGCCGCCCAGCCCTTGCGCGGGCTTTACAATGTCGGTCCGTGGTGGCGCCGCCAGATGGAGTTGGCCAGTGAAATCCGCGAGCTGCGTCAGGAAATGTCGGAGCTGCGCGCCTGGCGCGACGTGGCGCTGAACTATTCCGAACAGATGCGCCGCCAGCAGGAATTGCTCAATCTGGATCCGCCCATGCCGCGCCAGCGCATTACTGCGTGGGCTGTCACAGAGACTGGCGGGCCGTTTGTGCGTACGCGTCTTGTCGGTGTTGGCACCGAGCACGGCGTTGCTCCGGGCTATCCGGCGCTGAACATTTACGGCGTGGTGGGGCGCACGATTGATGTGGGCGCGCGCTCCTCGCGCATCCTGTTGCTGACAGACCTTAACAGCCGGGTCTCGGTGATGGCTGACAGGTCCAATGCGCGCGCCATGCTGGTTGGCGACAACACCGATTTCCCGCGTCTGGACTATCTTGGCCGCGCGCCGGACCTGCGCGAGGGGGACCGGATCGTCACCTCCGGGGATGACAATATCCTGCCGCGCGGCCTGCCGATCGGCGAGGCGGTGCTCGACCGGCGCGGTGCCTGGCGTGTCGTCTTGTATTCCAGCGCGACACCGATCGATCTGATCTGGATCTGGCCCTTCACGCCCGTGGCAGCGCCTGTGGAGGACATTCCGGCCCTGACCATTGACGGACAACCCGAAGAGATTGAGGGGCAGGGCGTCCCGGCACCGGCTGTTTCAAGCGCAGCCCAGCCTTCGGTGGAAAACGGGGAGGGGCAGTAG